The Saprospiraceae bacterium genome includes a window with the following:
- a CDS encoding CBS domain-containing protein, with amino-acid sequence MNKYLTAKDIASDKLYYIDGLSNVHDAILMMKKHDTDVLIIEKRDEKDANGIIVIADIIRQVIIKDRNPIDVSVYEIMNKPAISIPSTLNAKYVPRLLVNAKISVAPVEENGRYLGVIHLKDYLFNSVE; translated from the coding sequence AATATTTAACAGCCAAAGATATTGCTTCCGACAAACTTTATTACATTGATGGATTATCCAATGTTCATGACGCCATACTCATGATGAAAAAACATGACACAGATGTACTCATCATAGAGAAGAGAGACGAAAAAGATGCCAACGGTATCATAGTCATTGCCGATATAATCAGACAAGTCATTATCAAGGATAGAAATCCTATAGATGTAAGTGTTTATGAAATCATGAATAAGCCAGCTATTTCCATACCTTCGACTTTAAATGCTAAATATGTTCCCAGATTATTGGTCAATGCTAAGATCAGTGTTGCTCCAGTGGAAGAAAACGGCAGATATCTAGGTGTTATCCATCTGAAGGATTACCTTTTTAATAGTGTGGAGTAG